A single window of Eleginops maclovinus isolate JMC-PN-2008 ecotype Puerto Natales chromosome 19, JC_Emac_rtc_rv5, whole genome shotgun sequence DNA harbors:
- the id2a gene encoding DNA-binding protein inhibitor ID-2a produces the protein MKAISPVRSFRKTNANLSEHSLGISRSKTPVDDPLSLLYNMNDCYSKLKELVPSIPQNKNVSKMEILQHVIDYILDLQIALDSSVALTSLHHPPRPGQAPSRTPLTTLNTDISILSLQSPELPSELMTDDSRTLHR, from the exons ATGAAAGCAATAAGCCCCGTTCGGTCTTTCAGGAAAACCAACGCGAATTTATCGGAGCACTCCTTGGGAATCTCTCGGAGCAAGACCCCGGTGGATGACCCGCTCTCCCTGCTGTACAACATGAACGACTGCTACTCCAAGCTGAAGGAGCTGGTGCCCAGCATCCCCCAGAACAAGAACGTCAGCAAGATGGAAATCCTGCAGCATGTCATCGACTACATCCTGGACCTCCAGATCGCGCTGGACTCCAGTGTCGCACTAACCAGCCTGCATCACCCTCCGCGGCCGGGGCAGGCTCCTTCCAGGACCCCTCTGACCACCCTCAACACAGATATCAGCATTTTGTCATTACAG tccCCGGAGTTGCCATCAGAGCTGATGACAGATGACAGCCGGACTCTGCATCGTTAA